From the Piliocolobus tephrosceles isolate RC106 chromosome 14, ASM277652v3, whole genome shotgun sequence genome, the window cacgatctcggctcactgcaagctccgcctcccaggttcacaccatacTTCtagctcagcctcctaagtagctggacaTACAGGCGCCGCCAGCACACccgattaatttttttgtatttttagtagatacggggtttcaccatgttagccaggatggtctcgatctcctgacctcgtgatccacccacctcggcctcccaaagtgctgggattacaggcgtgagccaccgcgcccggcccccagcaCTATTTCTTATGAGATCTCGCTGTCGCTTTGTGTTGGCCTAAAGCTTCAATTACACAATTACAAGGTGCTCTTTTTCACGGCTGCAGGGCTTCCGCAAACCTTTCTGGCATTCCCTATGTCCAGGCCCACCTCAAACGCCAGCGGGTGGGATCCACACCTGTTAGCCGAGGCTGCAGAACCACATCAGCCAGTAAGCCGACCACTGTGTCCAAGCCTTTGCTATCAGCAGACACAGCATACATCGTGGTGTCTCTGGAAGAAAAGACAAGCCCACAATGGCAGGCCCTGAGCTCACACTCTGCTCAACAGCCAGGGGATGCTCGCGCTTCGCATGCCAGGGGGACAAATGCCAGGCCCTGAGCTCACACTCTGCTGAGCAGCCAGGGGGACGCTCAGGCTTTGCGTGCCAGGGGCACCTCCTACCCTTTGTCGGGGAACAGCAGAcacttttcccctttctcttctcctgTCTTACAGTGTGAAGCTTGGTAGGCAGGACTCAGCTACACACAGGTTGAGTCAAAATGGAGCCACTTCTGATACAGGTTTTTGTAACTATAGTCTCTCTCAGGAGGTGAAGTGTTTCATCCCAGCCTCCTGTTGACTGAATGAACCCACTGGTGAGTGTGGAAACACGCCTGGCCTTGGCTGGCTCGGGGGACAGCAATGGCTGGCTTGTACGGAGCTTCTGTCTCGCTGTAACATCTGTTCCCGGCATGAGGCACAGAACAGTCAGAAGCGCACAGAGCTGGCCCATGGGACAGACACGAAATCACAGGGTGATCTGAGATCAAGTGTGACCAAGTGAGACCAAGCAGAACAGACGCAACAGCCGTGAGGAAGAGGGAGCTTGGGAGGCAGGACGTGGCCACCAGTGCCTCTGAAGAGGGGACTTGGCTGGACCTTCACCCTGAAGAGGAGCCATTCTCAGTGACTTTGGCTCACGTGGGGAGAACGGCAGAAACAAAAGCCTGAGCTGAGGGCGAGGGGGGCTGGGTCTGAGTCAGGACACCAGCCACCTGGCCAGAAAAAGGAGTTCATCTGGGATGAGTGAGATTTGAGTCAAGAGTCGGAGGACCAAACACACCAGGCAGGAGCCTGGCAGGGGCAGCTGGGAGTCAGGGGGTATTAAGAGGCCTTGTTTTAGAATGTGAGTATGTTACCTCCAAGCTTACTTTAATTCTCAAGCTTACTTTAATTTAGCATTTGACGTGTCttttatgtgtaatttttttagcATTCAAACTTAAAACAtcaaccattttaaaaatctgtgatcTGTATCCACCCATCTCACACTGCACTTTCTGAACAAGCTCCACACCTGGCATGCAAAGACCACTGCACTGTGCTCCAGGCAACACTGTCCCCTCCCTTCACCAAGCAGCCACTACCTCCCTGGCTCGGTGCCTTTTGCCCCTGCTGTCTCCTGGTCTGGAATGCCTTCTGCCCTGTGTGTCTAGCAAAGTCCTTCAGGTTCCTTCAGGAACCAGCCCAATCCTGCGTTTCCTATTATTCCTTTCCCAACTCCAGACCAAGTCAGCTGCTCATCCTCCTGGCTCCTACCGCCTTTGGCTACTGGGTCCAGCACATACACAAGGCCCTCTGCTCTATCTGGTAACAGGGCCTGCTCTACATCCCTGGCATGCAGCCAACAGCCTGGATGAACTGACGGGGGTGAACTGAGGTCCTGAGGGCTGTGCTTCTCTGCGTAAGCGCTGCCCACCCAACTCTCCATCCAGAACAGGACTCTTCTCCCTGTGAATCTCCACACCTCCCAGTGGGAGGGGCTCAGACGGAATCTGAGCAACGACCAGGACGTCAGTTCCCACGGACACAAGTCACTTTGTACGTAAAAGCTGGTGTACCTTGATGTCTGGCAGTCACAAATACCGCCATGCTTTTCCAGTGTAAGCAGAATTTCATCTTTGCTGTCAAATCGAGCAGTTgactagtaaaaataaataagaaaacctaaataaGCAATCCAGACTACTcctaaaatgcaattatttttaaaatttacttttgcttttaatactatgtacaaaaattatcttttaacttAACTCTTTCATTAGCATTAACTTAACAActtaataatttatgaaaataaccattatagagaagaaaaatctcaaacttCCTTCAAAAGTATAgtctaaaaaattacaaaactgggCACTGACCGAAAATGCCAATTTTTCCAAAAAGTGAGCAATTCCACTAAGATATTTTGCTTCATATCTTGATCCTGAATTAATAAGAActagtaggaaaaagaaaattgacaggTTAAATcagatattcaaaataaaatttaatcaagagaaacattttaaaatttcaatatgaCATGATAATCACATTCAATTATATGAGAGTGATTGTgctgatggtttcacaggtgtatgTGTAGGTCAACATTCATGAAATCGTACACTTTGCTTCCACTCAGGGTACACTTCATAACTGGCATGCTAATTACAACTAACAGACAACTAAAGCATGTGCATGTTAAAAATGCGGGACCACCCACGGCACCACAACAGTACTTACTTCCTACTGTACAAAACTGTCCAAACTTATTCTGAGATGCCACGTGAAGCCCATTATCCAATGTGGTTACTTTGGTTTCAAACTTTTCCTGTCCATCAACTGTAGCAAAAACAGGCTTGGGTACTCCAGGTAAAGGAGAAGAGAGGGGGATGTTGGGATAGGCACCACCACTACTAAACCGTCTGTACGCAGAAGGTCCAAACCTAAAACAGAGAAAGTGGCCCAGTTGCAACAGGCTTGAGACAACGAACCTGTGATGACCTCTCAGGTGCAGTTAGTTGTGTTTTGTCTGGGTTAAAAGTAAGTATCTGCCTTTCTAAAGGACTTATTTCTATAGACTTTGGAAGACAAAGCAGAGGCTGACAACAAAGGCTCAGCCACAGGACCTGGAGCAAACTGGTTCCATCCTTTGGGTCTTAGTTGCTATCTCTGTAAAATAGGGCTTATTAACAGTAACACACTCGAAGTGCAGTTTGTACACATAAAGCACTTAACAGCTCTGCCCTCCAACAGCATCACTGAAGTCTTAGAAGCCATACCCCTTATTAACCTGGTCCGAAGGTGGGGTGTGACTtggtctctgtctccctctccaaACTCATCTCTTGAACCCCATAGGTCCTGGTCACACTGATTCTTCTGTCAATTCCTGGAACACATTTGATTCATCCCAAAGCTTCTTCACTGTTCCAGGGCTTGCCCTTTGCCCATGCCTACCCCTTCTTTCATTCTTCAGCTCTTCCCTTAAATGTCACCCTGATGGAGGACTATCCCTCATCACTCTAGTCTTCCCTGTTATTTCCTATCACGAAAGGCTGCTTGTTTACTCCAAAGCATTTACGCGATGGCCGATACTTTGTTCACGTTCCAGTCTGTATCCATCTCCTGGAGGCAGCACCTCTGCACCCCTGAAACAGCGCTCGTTGTGTGGGGAGGGGCGATGCCTGTGCTGTCGGAACAAAGTTCCAGCGTGGGGAAACGCAGGCCCGGTCACTTGGGCGGGAGGGTCGGTGGGGACGGAAAGGGTTCTTAAACGTCAGAGATCAACGGACGCTCAGAGCGCAGCAACCGAGAGCCTGGACCCTCGTGTCAGAACCCTGCGGGTCTAACAGAGCTGGGGCCCCACCGGCTCGGCCTCCTGAGGGAGCACGCGGCAGAAGCACAGGGGCAGAGATGAAGCATGGCCTCGGACAAGGCCCGTCGACCCGGGAGATGAGGGGGGAGAGAGGACCCAGAAGCCGGGGAGAGAGACAGATAGGACTCCATCCCCGGGCTTGAGGCGCAAGGCAAGGCAGGGCCCCTGTCGCCTCGGGGACCACACCAGTGTCCCGAAGTGCGAGCCCGTCGAACGGGCGCCATGTCGCCTGTAGAAACCAAAGACAGAGCATCCAGAAAGACTCAAGGCGCCCCGGTCCCAGGCTGAAGCCTGATTCGCTTTTGGCTTACCTCAGCCGCGAGCGGCTCCAACAATCCGACCCCCGCAGCAACCGCGTCGCCACTAGCACCACAGCCGCCATCTTGCGTCTCCGCCCCTGCTTCTGTCGTCACTTCCGCTTCCGCCCGCGGATTCCCCGCCCCCTCGGCGACAACACAAGACGTTCCGGCGCGCGCTTCCGGTGCTCGGAGCGGAAGCAGCGGCGAGAGGCTCGGAGGAGCGGGCACGGCCGAGCGGCGGGCGACGGGGGCGGGCGACACGGACCGCGGCCGGGGCGGAGCCGGGGCCATGGAGCCGCCGCTGCCGGGCTAGGCAGGTCCTGCCCCGCCTGGCCCGCGGCGATGTCGGGCTACCCGCGCCGCCCGGGCGCCACCCCGCTGTCCCGAGTCCGGAGCCTCGCCATTCCCGACGGTGAGCGGGGCAGGGGCCGAGTCCAGCGGTTCAGGTGGGCGGCGGCCGCCCCGGCGCGGAGTAAAGTCGCTGTTGTCGTTGCTTCCAGCTCCAGCGTTCTATGAGCGCCGGTCTTGTCTCCCCCAGCTAGACTGTGAGCGCCCCCATGCCAGGGACCTGGACTCCCCCTTCTTCGGCATTCGGCCGGCCTTTATGTGCTATGTGCCCAGCCCGGTGCTGGCTTCCGTGGGAGACACAGGTGAGAGACGAGGGCGCCGGCCCCGGGGACGCCTTCAGTTCCCGCGCCACCTGTGGCACCTCCGCTGCCGTAAGAGCTCGTCCAATGACCCAACAATGAGCACGGCGCTCACTGCGTGCCAGGCACTCGGAATTCAAAGGCGGAGTCCCCTGCTAGGAGCTCACAGTCTGGTTGCGGGGAGACCTCCCCCCAGACAGACAGTTCCAGTTCAGGATGGTTAGTGCCCGGGGAGCACGGGAGCCGGCCCGCTTTCCTCGTGGGGCTGAAGTTGGGGGGCCTTCACCCCAGTGGGCGGTGATTGGAAACCGAACTGGAGCATTCCATCTGCCTCCACAGCCGGCCAGTGGCCAGATCTGGTTCATCCTCGTTCTACCCAAGCAGAAGTGCTGCTGGGTGCCCGGGGTGTGCGGGAGTGTTTGTGTGGCTATGCCAGGGTCCGAGGACATTCAGGGGGTGTCACAAGACAAGAGGACACGCTCGCTCCGACTGGGCTTCAAAACCTACTGAGGAACCTCTTTCAGACCACAGACACCAGGGCCAGTCTGTGCGAGTCAGGCCATCTCCAGGGTCACAAGTCCGGGAGCTTGtgttttttaaagttctcttGGCCGACCgcgcgccgtggctcacgcctgtaatcccagcactttgggaggccgaggcgggttcatcacgaggtcaggagatcgagaccatcctggctaacacggtgaaaccccgtctctactaaaagatacaaaaaactagccgggccaggtggcgggcacctgtagtcccagctacttgggaggctgaggcaggagaatggcgtgaactcaggaggtggagcttgcggtgagccgagatcccgccactgcactccagcctgggcaacagagcgagactccgtctcagaaaaattaaaaaaaaggttcTCTAGGCTGTGAGAACCACTGCAGTGGAGACTCCATgtgcaaaaaaaccaaaaacacaaatgTGAGGTCATAAAGACTTCCTGCCATCATGGTGGGTGACAttgtttctttgcagattttgGCTCTGGAAAGGGGAAGTGTTGTAAGCAGAGCCCGTCAGGAGCCCACAAGACACAGTTTGGAGGTAGAGTAGTTCAGTCACCTTTTCTTCCTGTCTCCATCCAACACGGTGCCAGGCACGTGTCTGGTGGCAGGACTGTTGATGTAACGGGCTATGTGGTGTATCTGGAGCCCAAAAGAGCAGGTGGGGGTGGGATTTCAAGGGTTCGTCTTGACCCTAGAGTAGGAGCGAGGTGCAAGGGCAGAAGAACCTGAGCGAGGGAATGTCAGGGAGCAGGGAAGTCCCACCTCGGGGGCTGGGGCCACAGGAGCCGGCTTTACATGGGGCTCACAGCTGGGAGGGCCCAGCGTGGCTGCTTAGTCCCCGGAGGGCGGGAAGGCGGcgagagggagaagaggaaggtgGGCGTTAGCTAGGTTACCTAAGTAGGAAAGTCGGGAAGAGGGTCAAGGAGCGCCGGATCCCCAGTTTTGCAGCACCTGAGGAgcttgttgttactgttgttgtttgttttttcgagacggagtctcgctctgtcgcccaggctggagtgcagtggtgcgatctcggctcaccgcaagccccgcctcctgagttcacgccattctcctgcctcagcctcccagtagctgggactacaggcgtccaccactacacccggctaattttttgtatttttagtagagacggggtttcaccgtgttagccgggatggtcttgatctcctgacctcgtgaactgcccgcctcggcctcccaccgtgctgggagtataggcgtgagccaccacgcccggtcacctggggagctttgaGAGCTCCCAGCACAGGTTGACTTCACACCAGGGAACTGGGTGTGTGCAGTGCAGTGGTCTGGGTcgttttaaagctccccaggggAGTTTTAGTGGGCAGCACGGTGTGGGAGCAGGGGCCGAGGGGTGGAAGGAGATTTCAAATGCAGACGCACATCCATGTCACTAATGTCACTACCCACTTTCAGCCACCttcacgcttttttttttttttttgagacagagtctcgctctgtcgcccaggctggagtgcagtggtgcgatctcggctcaccgcaagccccgcctcccgagttcacgccattctcctgcctcagcctcccgagtagctgggaccacaggcatccgccaccacacccggctaattttttgcattttcagtagagatggggtttcaccatgttagccaggatggactctatctcctgacctcatgattcacccgcctcggcctcccaaagtgctgggattacaggcgtgagccactgcacccggcgtCCTTCACGCTTCTTAGTGCCACCTGAGTCATGGTAGAACAACGAGCGTAGCTACCCGATCTCACAGGTGGCCATGCTCTGGAAAGACAGGTAAACAGGAAGGTTCCCTTTCAACGCTCTTCAGTGGACTTTATGCATTTGTGATGTCTGTTATTTCAGATGACAAATTTGAAGATCTTGAAGAGGCAAATCCATTTTCCTTTAAAGAGTTTCTGAAGACCAAGAACCTCGGCCTGTCAAAAGAGGACCCGGCCAGCAGGATTTATGCAAAGGTAAATCCACGGCATTGTGGCCGATGGCTCCGTGGGACGTTTCTGTTCTGGCCTCTGCAGCTTCCTTTGGAGGAGATTGTGCACGAGTGTGGCAGAGCAGGGCAGGCATCAGTGCTGGGGAGCAGCTCTGGCCTCAGAAGCTGCTGGGCTCCTTCCAGTAGATGAGATTGGGCCTTTGTTGGTGTTCCGAGGcagaacacagagaaaagaagatgCACTCCGAGTCAGAAACATGGCCTCcactggtttgtttgtttgttttttttttttccccaggtggGACTTGACCACAACTCCCCACCCTCCCAAACCGGGGGGTATGGCCTGGAGTATCAGCAGCCATTTTTTGAGGACCCGACAGGGGCCGGTGACCTCCtggatgaggaggaggatgaggacaCCGGATGGAGTGCGGCCTACCTGCCGTCGGCCATCGAGCAGACTCACCCCGAGAGGGTCCGTGCTGGCACATCGCCCTGCAGCACatacctttcctttttctccaccccGTCGGAGCTGGCAGGGCCTGAGTCTCTGCCCCCATGGGCGTTGAGTGACACTGATTCTCGCGTGTCTCCGGCCTCTCCGGCAGGGAGTCCTAGCGCAGACTTTGCGGCTCATGGAGAGTCTCTGGGAGACAGGCACCTGCGGACGCTGCAGATAAGTTACGAAGCAGTAAGTGAGCTTTGCGACGCCCTCTGGCACAGCGCCTGTCCGAGCAGCCTCTCCCAGGGAGAACCTAGAGCCATCCTGCCTCCTGGGTGGCCTGGTTTGATTTCCAGAACAAGACGACTTGCGTAACAGCCTGCTATCCACTTTCCCTTTGACTTTGCCTCTGGTTACACGTGTGAATAGAACCGGCTAAAGAGGACTGGTGAGCTAGAAGCTGTGAATTGGATGCAGTTGGGCACTTAAAGGGCTGTACCCTCAGGAAAGGCTGGCTGCAGTCGTCAGCTCAGGGACATCTTGCTAAGTATTCTAAGaggaggaaatttttttaaaaattatagtcacCTAAAAGGTTATAAGCTGtgagtaaaaaaaattatttttagctgggcgcagtggctgacgcctgtaatcttagcactttgggagaccaaggcaggtggatcacgaggtcaggagttcgagaccagcctggccaacatggtgaaacccctgtctgtactaaaaatacaaaaattagctgggtgtggtggcaggtgcctataatcccagctaatttttgtatttttagtaNNNNNNNNNNNNNNNNNNNNNNNNNNNNNNNNNNNNNNNNNNNNNNNNNNNNNNNNNNNNNNNNNNNNNNNNNNNNNNNNNNNNNNNNNNNNNNNNNNNNNNNNNNNNNNNNNNNNNNNNNNNNNNNNNNNNNNNNNNNNNNNNNNNNNNNNNNNNNNNNNNNNNNNNNNNNNNNNNNNNNNNNNNNNNNNNNNNNNNNNNNNNNNNNNNNNNNNNNNNNNNNNNNNNNNNNNNNNNNNNNNNNNNNNNNNNNNNNNNNNNNNNNNNNNNNNNNNNNNNNNNNNNNNNNNNNNNNNNNNNNNNNNNNNNNNNNNNNNNNNNNNNNNNNNNNNNNNNNNNNNNNNNNNNNNNNNNNNNNNNNNNNNNNNNNNNNNNNNNNNNNNNNNNNNNNNNNNNNNNNNNNNNNNNNNNNNNNNNNNNNNNNNNNNNNNNNNNNNNNNNNNNNNNNNNNNNNNNNNNNNNNNNNNNNNNNNNNNNNNNNNNNNNNNNNNNNNNNNNNNNNNNNNNNNNNNNNNNNNNNNNNNNNNNNNNNNNNNNNNNNNNNNNNNNNNNNNNNNNNNNNNNNNNNNNNNNNNNNNNNNNNNNNNNNNNNNNNNNNNNNNNNNNNNNNNNNNNNNNNNNNNNNNNNNNNNNNNNNNNNNNNNNNNNNNNNNNNNNNNNNNNNNNNNNNNNNNNNNNNNNNNNNNNNNNNNNNNNNNNNNNNNNNNNNNNNNNNNNNNNNNNNNNNNNNNNNNNNNNNNNNNNNNNNNNNNNNNNNNNNNNNNNNNNNNNNNNNNNNNNNNNNNNNNNNNNNNNNNNNNNNNNNNNNNNNNNNNNNNNNNNNNNNNNNNNNNNNNNNNNNNNNNNNNNNNNNNNNNNNNNNNNNNNNNNNNNNNNNNNNNNNNNNNNNNNNNNNNNNNNNNNNNNNNNNNNNNNNNNNNNNNNNNNNNNNNNNNNNNNNNNNNNNNNNNNNNNNNNNNNNNNNNNNNNNNNNNNNNNNNNNNNNNNNNNNNNNNNNNNNNNNNNNNNNNNNNNNNNNNNNNNNNNNNNNNNNNNNNNNNNNNNNNNNNNNNNNNNNNNNNNNNNNNNNNNNNNNNNNNNNNNNNNNNNNNNNNNNNNNNNNNNNNNNNNNNNNNNNNNNNNNNNNNNNNNNNNNNNNNNNNNNNNNNNNNNNNNNNNNNNNNNNNNNNNNNNNNNNNNNNNNNNNNNNNNNNNNNNNNNNNNNNNNNNNNNNNNNNNNNNNNNNNNNNNNNNNNNNNNNNNNNNNNNNNNNNNNNNNNNNNNNNNNNNNNNNNNNNNNNNNNNNNNNNNNNNNNNNNNNNNNNNNNNNNNNNNNNNNNNNNNNNNNNNNNNNNNNNNNNNNNNNNNNNNNNNNNNNNNNNNNNNNNNNNNNNNNNNNNNNNNNNNNNNNNNNNNNNNNNNNNNNNNNNNNNNNNNNNNNNNNNNNNNNNNNNNNNNNNNNNNNNNNNNNNNNNNNNNNNNNNNNNNNNNNNNNNNNNNNNNNNNNNNNNNNNNNNNNNNNNNNNNNNNNNNNNNNNNNNNNNNNNNNNNNNNNNNNNNNNNNNNNNNNNNNNNNNNNNNNNNNNNNNNNNNNNNNNNNNNNNNNNNNNNNNNNNNNNNNNNNNNNNNNNNNNNNNNNNNNNNNNNNNNNNNNNNNNNNNNNNNNNNNN encodes:
- the ENTR1 gene encoding endosome-associated-trafficking regulator 1 isoform X1, with product MSGYPRRPGATPLSRVRSLAIPDAPAFYERRSCLPQLDCERPHARDLDSPFFGIRPAFMCYVPSPVLASVGDTDDKFEDLEEANPFSFKEFLKTKNLGLSKEDPASRIYAKVGLDHNSPPSQTGGYGLEYQQPFFEDPTGAGDLLDEEEDEDTGWSAAYLPSAIEQTHPERVRAGTSPCSTYLSFFSTPSELAGPESLPPWALSDTDSRVSPASPAGSPSADFAAHGESLGDRHLRTLQISYEAVSELCDALWHSACPSSLSQGEPRAILPPGWPGLISRTRRLA
- the ENTR1 gene encoding endosome-associated-trafficking regulator 1 isoform X2, producing the protein MSGYPRRPGATPLSRVRSLAIPDDDKFEDLEEANPFSFKEFLKTKNLGLSKEDPASRIYAKVGLDHNSPPSQTGGYGLEYQQPFFEDPTGAGDLLDEEEDEDTGWSAAYLPSAIEQTHPERVRAGTSPCSTYLSFFSTPSELAGPESLPPWALSDTDSRVSPASPAGSPSADFAAHGESLGDRHLRTLQISYEAVSELCDALWHSACPSSLSQGEPRAILPPGWPGLISRTRRLA